In the Topomyia yanbarensis strain Yona2022 chromosome 3, ASM3024719v1, whole genome shotgun sequence genome, one interval contains:
- the LOC131689008 gene encoding probable global transcription activator SNF2L1 isoform X2, which yields MFRQQSTTASDVMALNQTANDSVVEKEYHQDRSTARMRRLEYLEDKFGQFTRFTQQRILDRAKSAAGHRAPLEENNNNVAKPIVQGDKRRKHQDTVEEHQNDSNESYFAKSPSFINGQMRDYQIEGLNWLISMYNNGINGILADEMGLGKTLQAIAMLGYLRHYKKIKGPHLVIVPLSTISNWEREFQHFLPACRVLHGHCYKDEKRDLRAILNAHRRTWDVVVTSYDFFATEMSAFRRINYQYVVIDEAQRCKNENVRLSRELRNLTYRSILFLTGTPINNNLHELWAMLNLLLPEFFPNADDFDSWFRVEDCIDPNHERAVRLKNILQPVLLRRIKADVELGLPPKIKTTLFIPPTRMMRFWSKKVLNRDIKIAQSTGYSYMSMHTLFPYLREVTLHPYLMPGAEPEPYIMGQHLVEASSRMIVLDSLLTKLKNRGSRVLIFSQFVMALNIIDDYLVWKGYKFSRLTGDTKFEERQDLLDDFNAPDSDKFIFMLTTRAGGVGINLPTADTVIFFDIDWNPQQDFQAEDRAHRIGQMKQVHVFRFIILGTVDESLYRYSNRKQALDKALIKKSMGEAEMLAAIRHHSEQLETGNSIDLQSIDRQLEDIFAEVDRGDRNTEDGTLFKEVYLKATLKRRPSEDLELEAIQPPTDPFAHEVNLATTETTGYVFRPRKAKKLRVYESLSDEEEF from the exons ATGTTT CGACAACAATCTACAACAGCTAGCGATGTCATGGCACTGAATCAAACTGCCAACGATTCTGTTGTTGAGAAGGAGTACCATCAGGATCGATCAACAGCTCGCATGCGTCGGTTAGAGTACCTGGAGGATAAGTTCGGCCAGTTTACGAGATTTACCCAGCAACGTATACTAGATCGAGCCAAATCGGCTGCGGGGCATCGTGCACCGTTAGAAGAAAACAATAACAATGTTGCAAAGCCGATTGTACAAGGGGACAAGCGACGAAAGCATCAGGATACGGTCGAGGAGCACCAGAACGATTCTAACGAATCCTACTTTGCTAAATCACCGTCGTTCATCAATGGTCAAATGCGAGACTACCAAATCGAGGGACTGAACTGGTTGATATCGATGTATAACAACGGCATTAACGGAATTTTGGCCGATGAAATGGGCTTGGGTAAAACACTGCAGGCAATCGCAATGCTAGGATATTTGCGACATTACAA GAAAATTAAAGGTCCTCATTTAGTCATCGTTCCATTGTCGACGATCAGTAATTGGGAACGAGAATTTCAACACTTCTTGCCCGCTTGCCGTGTTCTGCACGGTCACTGTTATAAAGACGAAAAGCGAGATTTACGCGCGATTTTAAATGCACATCGTCGGACCTGGGATGTGGTTGTAACCAGCTACGATTTTTTCGCGACAGAAATGTCTGCTTTCAGGCGTATTAACTATCAGTACGTGGTTATTGACGAGGCTCAGCGCTGTAAGAACGAAAATGTGCGCCTTTCTCGCGAGCTTCGAAATTTGACTTACCGAAGCATATTGTTCCTAACGGGAACCCCGATCAACAATAATCTTCACGAATTGTGGGCGATGTTGAATCTTCTCCTACCAGAGTTCTTTCCAAATGCAGATGATTTTGACTCCTGGTTTAGGGTGGAGGATTGTATCGATCCCAATCACGAGCGAGCAGTGAGACTAAAAAATATTCTCCAACCTGTTCTGCTCCGCCGAATTAAAGCAGATGTAGAGCTCGGTTTACCACCAAAGATTAAAACAACATTGTTCATTCCCCCAACACGGATGATGAGATTTTGGTCCAAAAAAGTTCTGAATAGGGATATCAAGATTGCTCAGAGTACAGGTTACAGCTACATGTCTATGCATACATTGTTTCCATATTTACGAGAAGTTACACTCCATCCGTACTTGATGCCTGGTGCTGAACCTGAGCCGTACATAATGGGCCAACATTTGGTGGAAGCCAGTTCGCGAATGATTGTGTTAGATAGTCTGCTTACCAAACTGAAAAATCGTGGATCACGCGTTCTAATTTTTTCGCAGTTTGTTATGGCGCTTAACATTATTGATGATTATCTGGTGTGGAAAGGATATAAATTCTCACGGTTGACTGGAGACACCAAGTTTGAAGAAAGGCAAGATCTTTTAGACGATTTCAATGCCCCTGACTCAGATAAATTCATTTTCATGCTAACGACCCGTGCTGGTGGCGTTGGAATCAATTTACCTACTGCCGACACGGTTATCTTTTTTGACATAGACTGGAACCCACAGCAAGACTTTCAAGCCGAAGACAGAGCCCATCGAATCGGCCAAATGAAGCAGGTACATGTGTTCCGTTTTATTATTCTGGGGACCGTTGACGAATCTTTGTACAGATATTCGAATCGCAAGCAAGCGCTAGACAAGGCTCTTATCAAGAAAAGTATGGGCGAGGCAGAAATGCTCGCAGCCATCAGGCATCACAGCGAGCAACTGGAAACTGGTAACAGTATCGATTTGCAGTCTATCGATCGACAATTGGAAGATATATTCGCCGAGGTTGACCGAGGCGACCGAAATACTGAGGATGGGACATTATTCAAAGAGGTTTACTTGAAAGCTACCTTGAAACGACGGCCCTCCGAGGATCTGGAATTGGAAGCGATTCAACCGCCGACTGACCCATTCGCTCACGAAGTGAACTTGGCCACCACCGAAACAACCGGATACGTCTTCAGACCACGGAAGGCTAAGAAATTGCGGGTATATGAGTCACTGAGTGATGAGGAAGAGTTCTAA
- the LOC131689008 gene encoding probable global transcription activator SNF2L1 isoform X1, with translation MSEEVVSSEDIPRANGQLSISYGSDGFMERQQSTTASDVMALNQTANDSVVEKEYHQDRSTARMRRLEYLEDKFGQFTRFTQQRILDRAKSAAGHRAPLEENNNNVAKPIVQGDKRRKHQDTVEEHQNDSNESYFAKSPSFINGQMRDYQIEGLNWLISMYNNGINGILADEMGLGKTLQAIAMLGYLRHYKKIKGPHLVIVPLSTISNWEREFQHFLPACRVLHGHCYKDEKRDLRAILNAHRRTWDVVVTSYDFFATEMSAFRRINYQYVVIDEAQRCKNENVRLSRELRNLTYRSILFLTGTPINNNLHELWAMLNLLLPEFFPNADDFDSWFRVEDCIDPNHERAVRLKNILQPVLLRRIKADVELGLPPKIKTTLFIPPTRMMRFWSKKVLNRDIKIAQSTGYSYMSMHTLFPYLREVTLHPYLMPGAEPEPYIMGQHLVEASSRMIVLDSLLTKLKNRGSRVLIFSQFVMALNIIDDYLVWKGYKFSRLTGDTKFEERQDLLDDFNAPDSDKFIFMLTTRAGGVGINLPTADTVIFFDIDWNPQQDFQAEDRAHRIGQMKQVHVFRFIILGTVDESLYRYSNRKQALDKALIKKSMGEAEMLAAIRHHSEQLETGNSIDLQSIDRQLEDIFAEVDRGDRNTEDGTLFKEVYLKATLKRRPSEDLELEAIQPPTDPFAHEVNLATTETTGYVFRPRKAKKLRVYESLSDEEEF, from the exons CGACAACAATCTACAACAGCTAGCGATGTCATGGCACTGAATCAAACTGCCAACGATTCTGTTGTTGAGAAGGAGTACCATCAGGATCGATCAACAGCTCGCATGCGTCGGTTAGAGTACCTGGAGGATAAGTTCGGCCAGTTTACGAGATTTACCCAGCAACGTATACTAGATCGAGCCAAATCGGCTGCGGGGCATCGTGCACCGTTAGAAGAAAACAATAACAATGTTGCAAAGCCGATTGTACAAGGGGACAAGCGACGAAAGCATCAGGATACGGTCGAGGAGCACCAGAACGATTCTAACGAATCCTACTTTGCTAAATCACCGTCGTTCATCAATGGTCAAATGCGAGACTACCAAATCGAGGGACTGAACTGGTTGATATCGATGTATAACAACGGCATTAACGGAATTTTGGCCGATGAAATGGGCTTGGGTAAAACACTGCAGGCAATCGCAATGCTAGGATATTTGCGACATTACAA GAAAATTAAAGGTCCTCATTTAGTCATCGTTCCATTGTCGACGATCAGTAATTGGGAACGAGAATTTCAACACTTCTTGCCCGCTTGCCGTGTTCTGCACGGTCACTGTTATAAAGACGAAAAGCGAGATTTACGCGCGATTTTAAATGCACATCGTCGGACCTGGGATGTGGTTGTAACCAGCTACGATTTTTTCGCGACAGAAATGTCTGCTTTCAGGCGTATTAACTATCAGTACGTGGTTATTGACGAGGCTCAGCGCTGTAAGAACGAAAATGTGCGCCTTTCTCGCGAGCTTCGAAATTTGACTTACCGAAGCATATTGTTCCTAACGGGAACCCCGATCAACAATAATCTTCACGAATTGTGGGCGATGTTGAATCTTCTCCTACCAGAGTTCTTTCCAAATGCAGATGATTTTGACTCCTGGTTTAGGGTGGAGGATTGTATCGATCCCAATCACGAGCGAGCAGTGAGACTAAAAAATATTCTCCAACCTGTTCTGCTCCGCCGAATTAAAGCAGATGTAGAGCTCGGTTTACCACCAAAGATTAAAACAACATTGTTCATTCCCCCAACACGGATGATGAGATTTTGGTCCAAAAAAGTTCTGAATAGGGATATCAAGATTGCTCAGAGTACAGGTTACAGCTACATGTCTATGCATACATTGTTTCCATATTTACGAGAAGTTACACTCCATCCGTACTTGATGCCTGGTGCTGAACCTGAGCCGTACATAATGGGCCAACATTTGGTGGAAGCCAGTTCGCGAATGATTGTGTTAGATAGTCTGCTTACCAAACTGAAAAATCGTGGATCACGCGTTCTAATTTTTTCGCAGTTTGTTATGGCGCTTAACATTATTGATGATTATCTGGTGTGGAAAGGATATAAATTCTCACGGTTGACTGGAGACACCAAGTTTGAAGAAAGGCAAGATCTTTTAGACGATTTCAATGCCCCTGACTCAGATAAATTCATTTTCATGCTAACGACCCGTGCTGGTGGCGTTGGAATCAATTTACCTACTGCCGACACGGTTATCTTTTTTGACATAGACTGGAACCCACAGCAAGACTTTCAAGCCGAAGACAGAGCCCATCGAATCGGCCAAATGAAGCAGGTACATGTGTTCCGTTTTATTATTCTGGGGACCGTTGACGAATCTTTGTACAGATATTCGAATCGCAAGCAAGCGCTAGACAAGGCTCTTATCAAGAAAAGTATGGGCGAGGCAGAAATGCTCGCAGCCATCAGGCATCACAGCGAGCAACTGGAAACTGGTAACAGTATCGATTTGCAGTCTATCGATCGACAATTGGAAGATATATTCGCCGAGGTTGACCGAGGCGACCGAAATACTGAGGATGGGACATTATTCAAAGAGGTTTACTTGAAAGCTACCTTGAAACGACGGCCCTCCGAGGATCTGGAATTGGAAGCGATTCAACCGCCGACTGACCCATTCGCTCACGAAGTGAACTTGGCCACCACCGAAACAACCGGATACGTCTTCAGACCACGGAAGGCTAAGAAATTGCGGGTATATGAGTCACTGAGTGATGAGGAAGAGTTCTAA
- the LOC131689009 gene encoding WD repeat-containing protein 43 has translation MSVPNPREFSRDGKYFAFINSQGKFVVHEVETSNVSQVYTPNLHLNAPCTCFAWIVVGDGGGQSAKKKKKRTSTSSPTGETQTMVVFGTSKGGVALYSLASSKIEQTFKGAGHSGPIAAIYAEQEKDAVFTAGADGKVLEWSLSGCEQKLVHNMGVEKLTCMLVIDEGRKVLTGSKQLKLWDTSTGKVVKTLIGHTSNTVLVEKLIGPDGKTYALTGSINDRNVTLWSLEGDETSPVGLFAIDGGPEYISARLVASKVHLVAVSKSGVVHYYIKDLEKMNTTKPVKAKHTYEVALDTTESDSKTVESLPIFVASNKFSPNQEQLLIAYGTEHNLKFEHIIVEKELKQNVIIREAISNFQQKGQDGKNLKTKTPTVDSAAAEFLNPVNAGRKSLKTVEIPMEARLENLALTADSNAKAESSPKNMVHLLVQGLHSKDAAILRSVFGRNEPEVIQRTAERIPAQYISILLSEISSLMQKKTVHVATANCWLKALIHSHASQLMALGSENLLSNFGTCLGIIEYRVQHANSLSKLRGRLDLLVDQLDRTERLAKNPEELAKSSHCLIYQEEDDSDVDSVIGKELASNEGSSGDDFDGVMDEVDEEEDAMAGSFVRLRNGTANHEDESSDEEQNAQQIQPEESSDDDDDDEEMDVSD, from the exons ATGTCTGTACCTAATCCACGGGAATTTTCCCGCGATGGTAAATATTTCGCCTTCATCAACAGTCAGGGCAAGTTTGTGGTTCACGAGGTTGAAACGAGCAACGTGAGCCAGGTCTACACCCCAAACCTACACCTCAACGCCCCGTGTACTTGTTTTGCTTGGATTGTAGTTGGTGACGGAGGTGGACAAAGTgccaaaaagaaaaagaaacgaaCCAGTACCAGTAGTCCGACGGGCGAAACTCAAACAATGGTCGTGTTTGGCACTAGCAAAGGCGGGGTTGCACTGTACAGCTTAGCTTCGTCCAAGATTGAACAAACATTCAAAGGTGCTGGACACTCCGGACCGATTGCAGCTATTTATGCGGAACAGGAAAAAGATGCTGTATTCACTGCCGGTGCAGATGGAAAGGTGCTGGAATGGAGTTTGAGCGGATGCGAGCAAAAATTGGTTCATAATATGGGAGTAGAAAAACTGACTTGCATGTTGGTGATTGACGAAGGGAGGAAAGTGTTGACGGGTTCCAAACAGCTCAAACTTTGGGATACTTCAACAGGAAAGGTAGTCAAAACGTTGATTGGTCACACATCAAATACCGTGCTGGTTGAGAAGTTGATTGGACCTGACGGCAAAACCTATGCCCTGACTGGATCTATAAATGATCGGAACGTAACACTATGGTCCCTGGAGGGGGATGAAACGTCACCAGTCGGATTGTTTGCCATAGATGGCGGCCCAGAGTACATTTCTGCACGACTAGTCGCTTCCAAAGTACATTTGGTTGCCGTTTCCAAATCGGGAGTAGTGCATTACTACATAAAAGATTTGGAAAA aaTGAACACCACCAAGCCTGTTAAAGCGAAACACACGTACGAAGTAGCGCTAGACACAACCGAAAGCGATTCAAAAACTGTTGAGAGTTTGCCAATATTCGTAGCCAGTAATAAATTCTCTCCGAATCAGGAGCAATTGCTGATTGCGTATGGCACTGAACACAATCTTAAATTTGAACATATTATCGTCGAGAAGGAACTCAAGCAAAACGTGATAATTCGCGAAGCAATCTCTAACTTCCAACAGAAGGGTCAAGACGGGAAAAATCTTAAAACCAAAACACCCACTGTAGATAGCGCCGCAGCGGAGTTCTTGAATCCTGTCAATGCTGGCAGGAAATCTTTGAAAACG GTTGAAATTCCAATGGAGGCAAGGTTGGAAAACCTGGCTCTTACGGCCGATAGCAATGCTAAGGCAGAATCTAGTCCTAAGAATATGGTCCACTTGCTAGTGCAGGGATTACACAGCAAGGATGCTGCTATCCTACGAAGTGTGTTTGGCAGAAACGAACCGGAAGTGATACAACGAACCGCAGAAAGAATACCGGCTCAATACATAAGTATCCTACTGAGCGAAATTTCCAGTCTTATGCAGAAAAAAACGGTTCA TGTCGCCACGGCAAATTGTTGGTTAAAAGCCTTGATCCATAGTCACGCCAGCCAACTAATGGCACTTGGGTCAGAAAACCTCCTTTCAAACTTCGGAACCTGCTTAGGAATCATTGAGTATCGAGTTCAGCATGCGAATTCACTCTCCAA GCTGAGGGGCCGTCTGGACCTACTGGTAGATCAACTCGATCGAACCGAACGATTGGCGAAAAATCCAGAAGAGCTGGCAAAGTCCAGCCATTGTCTAATATACCAAGAAGAGGACGACTCAGATGTGGATTCAGTAATCGGTAAGGAACTTGCTTCAAACGAAGGTTCTTCGGGCGATGATTTTGATGGGGTGATGGATGAAGTTGACGAAGAAGAGGATGCGATGGCAGGAAGCTTCGTTCGGTTGCGCAACGGAACGGCAAACCACGAAGACGAATCAAGTGACGAAGAACAAAATGCACAACAGATACAACCGGAAGAATcaagtgatgatgatgatgatgacgaagaGATGGATGTTTCGGATTAA